In Cucurbita pepo subsp. pepo cultivar mu-cu-16 chromosome LG04, ASM280686v2, whole genome shotgun sequence, the following are encoded in one genomic region:
- the LOC111792674 gene encoding carbonyl reductase [NADPH] 1-like, translating to MGKKERAKERREKRMQEISLLRIIPYSDHQRWWSTETIAVVTGGNRGIGFEISRQLATHGMTVILTSRDVSVGLEAAKVLQEGGLNVAFHQLDVLDALSIKQFADWLLQNYGGLDILINNAGVNFNLGSSNSVEFAQMVIATNYYGTKNMTQAMIPLMKPSSAGARIVNVSSRLGKLNGRRNRVENVAFRGLLSNLDTLTEEAIDRMLSTFLQQVEDGSWETGGWPQLSTDYSVSKLAVNAYTRLMAKKFTDQPEGHKIYVNCYCPGWVKTAMTGFAGNVSAEVGADTGVWLALLPDQAVAVAVAGKFFAERREISF from the exons ATGGGCAAGAAGGAAAGAGCCAAGGAACgaagggaaaagagaatgCAAGAAATATCCCTTCTCAGGATCATTCCTTACTCCGATCACCAGAG ATGGTGGTCTACAGAAACCATTGCTGTGGTTACTGGTGGTAATAGAGGAATTGGATTTGAGATTTCAAGACAACTTGCAACGCATGGAATGACCGTCATCTTGACTTCAAGAGACGTTTCTGTTGGCCTTGAAGCAGCTAAGGTCTTACAGGAGGGTGGCTTGAATGTTGCCTTTCATCAACTGGATGTCTTGGATGCTTTATCCATCAAACAGTTTGCTGATTGGCTGCTACAAAACTATGGTGGTTTGGATATTCTG ATAAATAATGCTGGAGTCAATTTCAATCTTGGGTCTAGTAATTCGGTAGAGTTTGCTCAGATGGTTATTGCAACTAACTATTATGGCACCAAAAATATGACTCAAGCAATGATCCCCTTGATGAAACCTTCGTCTGCTGGTGCTCGCATTGTTAATGTCAGCTCAAGATTGGGCAAGCTGAATGGCAGGCGGAAT AGAGTGGAAAATGTAGCATTTAGAGGACTACTAAGCAATTTGGATACACTCACAGAAGAAGCAATTGATAGGATGTTGTCTACTTTTTTGCAACAAGTAGAAGATGGAAGTTGGGAAACTGGCGGGTGGCCTCAGTTGTCAACTGACTACTCCGTGTCAAAGCTTGCAGTCAATGCATACACCAGGTTAATGGCAAAAAAATTCACTGACCAACCTGAGGGTCATAAAATTTATGTGAACTGCTACTGTCCTGGTTGGGTGAAAACTGCTATGACAGGATTTGCTGGGAATGTTTCTGCTGAGGTAGGGGCTGACACTGGTGTATGGCTTGCCTTACTTCCAGATCAGGCAGTGGCAGTGGCAGTGGCAGGTAAATTTTTTGCAGAGCGACGGGAGATAAGCTTCTGA